The following proteins are encoded in a genomic region of Rubrobacter xylanophilus DSM 9941:
- a CDS encoding FAD-linked oxidase C-terminal domain-containing protein, with product MERERLVGVMQGIVGVEGVIHEREELRTYECDGLMNYRVIPDLVVLPETAGQVRDVVRVCYEEGIPFVARGSGTGLSGGALPVESGVLIVTSRMRRILEVDIPNQRVVVEPGVINMWITEAVSGEGYYYAPDPASQIVCSIGGNVAENSGGVHCLKYGFTTNHVTGAEVVLPDGSLVHLGGGKAPEAPGYDLLGAFVGSEGTLGIATKITVRVCRKPETVKTLLAAFEDTEAAGGAVSGIIGAGIVPAAVEMMDRLTIEAVEVAVHPNYPDAGAILIVELDGPEAEVESQFRQVIEICKQNRATEVRVAGDDAERALFWKGRKAAFAAMGRISNDYYVQDSVVPRTELPAVLKKISELSRRYGLRVANVFHAGDGNLHPLVLYDNNAPGEAERAEELAGEIVFACLEHGGSLTGEHGIGEDKKKYMPKMFTSEDLDVMQLLRCAFDPHQICNPGKIFPTPRLCGERPGPFRMHPVQKAGLAELF from the coding sequence ATGGAGCGTGAGCGGCTCGTAGGCGTCATGCAGGGCATAGTGGGGGTTGAGGGGGTGATCCACGAGCGCGAGGAGCTGCGCACCTACGAGTGCGACGGCCTGATGAACTACCGGGTCATCCCCGACCTCGTGGTGCTGCCCGAGACCGCCGGGCAGGTGAGGGACGTCGTCCGGGTGTGTTACGAGGAGGGGATACCCTTTGTGGCGAGGGGATCGGGGACGGGGCTCTCCGGCGGGGCGTTGCCGGTGGAGAGCGGGGTTCTCATCGTGACCTCCAGGATGAGGCGCATCCTCGAGGTGGACATCCCCAACCAGCGGGTGGTGGTCGAGCCCGGGGTCATAAACATGTGGATCACCGAGGCGGTCTCCGGCGAGGGCTACTACTACGCCCCCGACCCGGCCAGCCAGATCGTCTGCTCCATCGGGGGCAACGTGGCGGAGAACTCCGGCGGGGTGCACTGCCTGAAGTACGGGTTCACCACCAACCACGTCACCGGGGCCGAGGTGGTGCTCCCCGACGGCTCGCTGGTGCATCTGGGGGGCGGCAAGGCCCCCGAGGCGCCCGGCTACGACCTGCTCGGGGCCTTCGTCGGCTCCGAGGGGACCCTGGGGATAGCCACCAAGATCACCGTCCGCGTCTGCCGCAAGCCGGAGACCGTCAAGACGCTGCTGGCCGCCTTCGAGGACACCGAGGCGGCGGGCGGGGCGGTCTCCGGGATAATCGGGGCCGGCATCGTGCCCGCGGCGGTGGAGATGATGGACCGGCTCACCATCGAGGCGGTGGAGGTGGCCGTCCACCCCAACTACCCCGACGCCGGGGCCATCCTCATCGTCGAGCTCGACGGCCCGGAGGCCGAGGTCGAGAGCCAGTTCCGGCAGGTGATCGAGATCTGCAAGCAGAACCGGGCCACCGAGGTGCGGGTCGCGGGGGACGACGCCGAGCGGGCGCTCTTCTGGAAGGGGCGCAAGGCCGCCTTCGCGGCGATGGGCCGCATCTCGAACGACTACTACGTGCAGGACTCCGTCGTCCCGCGCACCGAGCTGCCCGCGGTGCTCAAGAAGATCTCCGAGCTCAGCCGGCGGTACGGGCTGCGGGTGGCCAACGTCTTCCACGCCGGCGACGGCAACCTGCACCCGCTCGTCCTCTACGACAACAACGCTCCCGGCGAGGCCGAGAGGGCCGAGGAGCTGGCCGGGGAGATAGTCTTCGCCTGCCTGGAGCACGGGGGCTCGCTCACCGGCGAGCACGGCATCGGCGAGGACAAGAAGAAGTACATGCCGAAGATGTTCACCTCCGAGGATCTCGACGTCATGCAGCTGCTGCGCTGCGCCTTCGACCCGCACCAGATCTGCAACCCCGGCAAGATCTTCCCGACCCCCCGCCTGTGCGGGGAGCGCCCCGGGCCGTTCCGGATGCACCCGGTGCAGAAGGCCGGGCTGGCGGAGCTGTTCTGA
- the hpt gene encoding hypoxanthine phosphoribosyltransferase: MMPEIGPVLVPAGEIQRKVRELGERITRDYAGQNLLLVGILRGAFVVLSDLIRQIEIPCEVDFMEVSSYGAGTTSSGVVRILKDLEEDISGRHVLIVEDIIDTGLTLSYLRRSLLARKPASLEICALLSKPARRQVDIQVRYQGFEVPDVFVVGYGIDYAGFYRNLRDIYALKQP, from the coding sequence GTGATGCCGGAGATAGGGCCGGTGCTCGTGCCGGCCGGCGAGATACAGCGCAAGGTGCGCGAGCTCGGGGAGAGGATAACCCGGGACTACGCCGGCCAGAACCTGCTGCTCGTCGGGATCCTGCGCGGCGCCTTCGTGGTCCTGAGCGACCTGATCCGCCAGATAGAGATCCCCTGCGAGGTGGACTTCATGGAGGTGAGCTCCTACGGGGCGGGGACCACCTCGAGCGGGGTGGTCAGGATCCTCAAAGACCTCGAGGAGGACATAAGCGGCCGCCACGTGCTCATCGTCGAGGACATCATAGACACGGGGCTCACCCTCTCCTACCTCAGGCGCTCGCTGCTGGCCAGAAAGCCCGCCTCGCTGGAGATCTGCGCCCTCCTCTCCAAGCCCGCCCGCCGCCAGGTGGATATACAGGTCCGCTACCAGGGCTTCGAAGTCCCCGACGTCTTCGTCGTCGGCTACGGTATCGACTACGCCGGCTTCTACCGTAACCTCCGCGATATCTACGCCCTCAAACAGCCTTGA
- a CDS encoding NCS1 family nucleobase:cation symporter-1 — translation MAERVEEGYSGRLHNEDLAPVGEGERTWTWYSLFAMWMADVHSIGGYTFAAGLFFLGLTGWEVFVALIVGITVVYFLMNLTGIAGQRHGIPYPVLARISFGVFGANIPALIRAVIAIFWYGIQTWLASVAVQVLLLRIWPSLEQYTQNSFLGLSTLGWVCFLGLWAAQLFVLHRGMETVRRFVDWAGPAIYVAMFALAVWILAEAGWRIDLSLGSKELTAGEELLAFFTAISLVVAYFSTLLLNFCDFSRFAPTERMVKWGNFWGLPVNFTLFSLITVVTTAGSAAVFGRTIMDPVEIVARIPSTFALILGAITFAVATIGINIVANFVSPAYDISNAFPRYIDFRRGGLITAVLAVLVMPWHIYGNPVAINYFLGGLAAFLGPLFGIIIADYYLVKRGRIDVGGLYREGPSSPYWYRGGINRRAVLVFAVSAALSAVIALVPAFGPAAPFSWFIGAASGALLYLAAARRAPEALPGRAPGA, via the coding sequence ATGGCGGAGCGGGTCGAGGAGGGCTACAGCGGGCGGCTGCACAACGAGGATCTCGCGCCGGTCGGGGAGGGGGAGCGGACGTGGACCTGGTACAGCCTGTTTGCGATGTGGATGGCCGACGTCCACAGCATCGGCGGGTACACGTTTGCGGCGGGGCTCTTCTTTCTGGGGCTCACGGGCTGGGAGGTATTCGTGGCCCTCATCGTGGGGATCACGGTCGTCTACTTTCTTATGAACCTCACGGGGATAGCGGGTCAGCGGCACGGGATCCCGTACCCGGTGCTGGCCCGGATAAGCTTCGGGGTGTTCGGGGCCAACATACCGGCTTTGATCCGGGCGGTCATAGCGATCTTCTGGTACGGCATCCAGACGTGGCTGGCCTCGGTGGCGGTGCAGGTGCTCCTGCTCAGGATATGGCCCTCTCTGGAGCAGTACACCCAGAACTCCTTTCTCGGGCTCTCCACGCTGGGGTGGGTGTGCTTTCTCGGGCTGTGGGCGGCCCAGCTCTTCGTCCTGCACCGGGGGATGGAGACCGTCCGGAGGTTCGTGGACTGGGCGGGACCGGCGATCTACGTGGCGATGTTCGCTCTGGCCGTCTGGATCCTCGCCGAGGCGGGCTGGCGGATAGACCTCAGCCTCGGCTCGAAGGAGCTGACGGCGGGCGAGGAGCTGCTCGCCTTCTTCACCGCCATCTCGCTGGTGGTCGCCTACTTCTCCACCCTGCTTTTGAACTTCTGCGACTTCTCGCGGTTCGCCCCCACCGAGCGGATGGTGAAGTGGGGCAACTTCTGGGGGCTCCCGGTCAACTTCACCCTCTTCTCGCTCATCACGGTGGTGACCACGGCGGGCTCCGCGGCGGTCTTCGGCAGGACCATCATGGACCCGGTCGAGATCGTGGCCCGCATCCCCAGCACCTTCGCGCTCATCCTCGGGGCCATCACCTTCGCGGTGGCGACCATCGGCATAAACATCGTGGCCAACTTCGTCTCCCCCGCCTACGACATCTCCAACGCCTTCCCCCGCTACATAGACTTCAGGCGGGGCGGCCTGATCACGGCGGTGCTCGCCGTGCTGGTGATGCCCTGGCACATCTACGGCAACCCGGTGGCCATAAACTACTTCCTGGGCGGGCTCGCCGCGTTCCTGGGGCCGCTGTTCGGGATCATCATCGCCGACTACTACCTGGTGAAGCGGGGCCGGATAGACGTGGGCGGGCTCTACCGAGAGGGGCCCTCCTCGCCGTACTGGTACCGCGGCGGGATCAACCGGCGGGCCGTGCTGGTGTTCGCGGTCTCGGCCGCCCTCTCCGCGGTCATCGCCCTGGTCCCGGCCTTCGGCCCCGCGGCCCCGTTCTCCTGGTTCATCGGGGCCGCCTCGGGGGCGCTGCTCTACCTGGCGGCGGCCCGGCGCGCCCCCGAGGCGCTGCCGGGGAGGGCGCCGGGAGCCTGA
- the pucD gene encoding xanthine dehydrogenase subunit D, producing the protein MPGAAESRPGDIGESTRRADGVPKVRGEFGYSSDLWMEDMLWGATLRSPHPHANIWSIDTSEAEAMPGVYAVLTHEDVPGRKVYGMEVPDQPVLAWEKVRYQGEPVALVAADHPETARRALQKIKVEYEVLEPLTDAEEAMKEGAPRLHLSGNLLRHIHVRHGEPESAKAEVVVSGEYEVGMQDQAFLGPESGLAVPDGQGGVDLYISTQWLHIDRDQVAESLGLPPERVRLVLSGVGGAFGGREDLSMQIHACMLALETGRPVKMVYNREESFFGHVHRHPCRMRYEHGARKDGTLVYVKARIVLDGGAYASSSNAVCLNAATFACGPYKVPHAEVDSYMLYTNNPPCGAMRGFGAVQVCFAYEAQMDKLARELGMDPVELRVKNAIAPGDRFPFGQEVPEPAPVAELLERVRRMPLPEEEALAGRDLRELPGGVSNVTHGEGVRRGVGYAVGFKNIGYSAGFDDYSTARVILSVEEGEPVAQVHTAACEVGQGVITVQAQIARRELGVERVRVLPADTRVGSAGSSSASRQTYMTGGAVRLACRAVRERVLARVREELGEGPEGLSVRGGNVVDAAGRVVVPLAELLGEEGIEETVEFHHRPTHPLDENGQGDAHVQFAYAAHRAVVEVDTELGLVRVVEVATAQDVGKAINPQAVEGQIEGGIAQGLGLALMEEIQVREGKVQNASFTDYLIPTILDMPSVRAEILELADPEAPYGLKGVGEPPTIASTPAIVAALRDATGRELNRVPVRPEQIVGIAERPAAPERIR; encoded by the coding sequence ATGCCCGGGGCGGCGGAGTCCAGGCCGGGGGACATCGGGGAGAGCACCCGGCGCGCGGACGGCGTGCCCAAGGTCCGGGGGGAGTTCGGGTACTCCTCGGACCTGTGGATGGAGGACATGCTGTGGGGGGCCACCCTCAGGAGCCCCCACCCGCACGCCAACATCTGGTCCATAGACACCTCCGAGGCGGAGGCCATGCCCGGGGTCTACGCGGTGCTCACCCACGAGGACGTCCCCGGGCGCAAGGTCTACGGCATGGAGGTGCCCGACCAGCCGGTGCTCGCCTGGGAGAAGGTCCGCTACCAGGGCGAGCCGGTCGCGCTGGTGGCGGCCGACCACCCGGAGACGGCCCGGCGGGCGCTGCAGAAGATAAAGGTCGAGTACGAGGTGCTGGAGCCGCTCACCGACGCCGAGGAGGCGATGAAGGAGGGCGCGCCCAGGCTCCACCTCTCCGGCAACCTCCTGCGGCACATCCACGTCCGGCACGGCGAGCCCGAGAGCGCAAAGGCCGAGGTGGTCGTGAGCGGGGAGTACGAGGTCGGGATGCAGGACCAGGCCTTTCTGGGGCCGGAGTCCGGGCTCGCCGTCCCCGACGGGCAGGGCGGGGTGGACCTGTACATCTCCACCCAGTGGCTGCACATAGACCGGGACCAGGTAGCCGAGTCCCTGGGGCTGCCGCCCGAGCGGGTGCGGCTCGTGCTCTCCGGCGTCGGCGGGGCCTTCGGGGGGCGGGAGGACCTCAGCATGCAGATCCACGCCTGCATGCTCGCCCTGGAGACGGGGCGGCCGGTGAAGATGGTCTACAACCGGGAGGAGTCCTTCTTCGGGCACGTCCACCGGCACCCGTGCAGGATGCGCTACGAGCACGGGGCCAGAAAGGACGGCACCCTCGTCTACGTGAAGGCCCGCATCGTCCTCGACGGCGGGGCCTACGCCTCCAGCTCCAACGCCGTGTGCCTGAACGCGGCCACCTTCGCCTGCGGCCCCTACAAGGTGCCGCACGCCGAGGTCGACTCCTACATGCTCTACACCAACAACCCACCGTGCGGGGCGATGCGGGGCTTTGGGGCCGTGCAGGTCTGCTTCGCCTACGAGGCGCAGATGGACAAGCTCGCCAGGGAGCTGGGGATGGACCCCGTAGAGCTGCGCGTGAAGAACGCCATAGCCCCGGGCGACCGCTTCCCCTTCGGGCAGGAGGTGCCCGAGCCCGCGCCGGTGGCCGAGCTTCTGGAGCGGGTGAGGCGGATGCCGCTGCCCGAGGAGGAGGCGCTCGCGGGGAGGGACCTGCGCGAGCTTCCGGGCGGGGTCTCCAACGTCACCCACGGCGAGGGGGTCAGGCGGGGCGTCGGCTACGCCGTGGGCTTCAAGAACATCGGCTACTCCGCCGGCTTCGACGACTACTCGACGGCGCGGGTGATCCTCTCGGTCGAGGAGGGCGAGCCGGTGGCGCAGGTGCACACCGCCGCCTGCGAGGTCGGGCAGGGGGTCATCACCGTGCAGGCCCAGATCGCGCGCAGAGAGCTCGGGGTGGAGCGGGTGCGGGTGCTCCCGGCGGACACCCGGGTCGGTTCTGCGGGCTCCTCCTCCGCCTCCCGCCAGACCTACATGACCGGCGGGGCGGTCCGGCTGGCCTGCCGGGCGGTGCGCGAGAGGGTCCTTGCGCGGGTGCGGGAGGAGCTCGGGGAGGGACCGGAGGGGCTCTCCGTCCGGGGCGGCAACGTCGTCGACGCTGCGGGGAGGGTGGTGGTGCCGCTCGCCGAGCTGCTCGGCGAGGAGGGCATCGAGGAGACCGTCGAGTTCCACCACCGGCCCACCCACCCGCTCGACGAGAACGGCCAGGGCGACGCCCACGTGCAGTTCGCCTACGCCGCCCACCGGGCGGTGGTGGAGGTGGACACCGAGCTGGGGCTCGTGCGGGTGGTGGAGGTCGCGACCGCCCAGGACGTGGGCAAGGCCATAAACCCGCAGGCGGTGGAGGGCCAGATAGAGGGCGGCATAGCCCAGGGCCTGGGGCTCGCGCTCATGGAGGAGATCCAGGTGCGGGAGGGCAAGGTGCAGAACGCCTCCTTCACCGACTACCTGATCCCGACCATCCTGGACATGCCCTCGGTGAGGGCGGAGATCCTGGAGCTCGCCGACCCGGAGGCCCCCTACGGCCTCAAGGGGGTGGGCGAGCCGCCGACCATAGCCTCCACCCCGGCGATCGTGGCCGCCCTGCGCGACGCCACCGGAAGGGAGCTCAACCGGGTTCCGGTGCGGCCGGAGCAGATCGTGGGGATAGCCGAGAGGCCGGCAGCGCCGGAGAGGATCCGCTAG
- a CDS encoding FAD binding domain-containing protein encodes MEFVQPLDWEEALEVKASRPEARPIFGGTDVMVELNFGRARPEVVMDLTRVPELREWGEEDGRLRVGAGVTYTRIIEELKGRLPGLAMASRTVGSPQIRNRGTVGGNLGTASPAGDALPPLYVCGAEVEVASVRGVRRVPVEEFVTGPKRNALRDDELILSFVLPEAGGPQQYAKIGPRNAMVIAVCSLGLALHPERREVGVCIGSAGPTPIRAREAEGFIRGVLEEEDLWESRGRLGEPALARFGELVAGAARPISDVRGTAEYRRHAVGVLARRVLRWAWEEYREGR; translated from the coding sequence ATGGAGTTTGTGCAACCGCTTGACTGGGAGGAGGCGCTGGAGGTCAAGGCGTCCCGCCCGGAGGCCCGCCCCATCTTCGGCGGCACGGACGTGATGGTGGAGCTGAACTTCGGCCGGGCGCGGCCGGAGGTGGTGATGGACCTCACGCGGGTACCGGAGCTGCGGGAGTGGGGAGAGGAGGACGGGCGGCTCAGGGTCGGCGCCGGGGTGACCTACACCAGGATCATCGAGGAGCTGAAGGGGCGGCTGCCGGGGCTGGCGATGGCCTCCCGCACGGTGGGCTCGCCCCAGATCCGCAACCGGGGCACCGTGGGGGGCAACCTGGGCACCGCCTCTCCGGCTGGGGATGCGCTGCCGCCGCTGTACGTGTGCGGGGCCGAGGTGGAGGTGGCTTCCGTGCGGGGCGTGCGGCGCGTCCCGGTGGAGGAGTTCGTGACCGGCCCCAAGCGCAACGCCCTGCGCGACGACGAGCTCATACTCTCCTTCGTGCTCCCCGAGGCCGGGGGACCGCAGCAGTACGCCAAGATCGGGCCGCGCAACGCCATGGTGATCGCGGTGTGCTCCCTCGGGCTGGCGCTGCACCCGGAGCGGAGGGAGGTGGGGGTCTGCATCGGCTCGGCCGGGCCCACCCCCATCCGGGCCCGGGAGGCCGAGGGGTTCATCCGGGGGGTGCTCGAGGAGGAGGACCTCTGGGAGAGCCGGGGACGGCTCGGGGAGCCCGCCCTGGCGAGGTTCGGGGAGCTGGTGGCCGGAGCGGCGAGGCCCATAAGCGACGTGCGCGGCACGGCCGAGTACCGGCGGCACGCGGTGGGCGTTCTCGCCCGCCGGGTGCTCCGGTGGGCCTGGGAAGAGTACCGGGAGGGGAGGTAG
- a CDS encoding 8-oxoguanine deaminase, producing MSGRLLIEGCAVAAVDARGTEHASGYVAVEGDRISAVGAGAAPAELREGARVVDGSGCLATPGLVNCHHHLYQWATRGMAQQADLFGWLVELYPVWAGIDEEIVRAAARAGLAALALSGCSTSTDHHYVFPRGAGDLLAAGVAAAREIGLRFHPTRGSMDLGRSRGGLPPDEVVEDKDEILAASEEAIDRYHDPSPGSMLRVALAPCSPFSVSRELMVESAELARRKGVRLHTHLAETRNEEQYCRERFGMRPVEYLEELGWLGDDVWLAHCVHLSGEEVERFGRTGTGVAHCPSSNGRLGAGIAPVAALAGAGAPVGLGVDGSASNEAAELAGEIRQALLLARLAGGPEALTARQALRIATIGGARCLGRERETGSLEPGKLADVALWRLDDLWYAGIEDPVAALVLGPAPRVELLLVGGEPVVEEGTLLGADEHEIAREIARASRRLARRAGEVVG from the coding sequence ATGAGCGGCAGGCTCCTCATCGAGGGGTGCGCGGTCGCCGCCGTGGACGCGCGCGGCACCGAGCACGCCTCCGGCTACGTCGCGGTGGAGGGCGACAGGATCTCCGCCGTCGGGGCGGGGGCGGCCCCCGCGGAGCTGCGCGAGGGCGCCCGGGTGGTGGACGGCAGCGGGTGTCTGGCGACGCCGGGGCTCGTCAACTGCCACCACCACCTCTACCAGTGGGCCACGCGCGGCATGGCCCAGCAGGCCGACCTCTTCGGCTGGCTCGTGGAGCTCTACCCCGTGTGGGCGGGGATCGACGAGGAGATCGTGCGCGCCGCCGCCCGGGCCGGGCTCGCCGCGCTCGCGCTCTCCGGGTGCTCCACCTCCACGGACCACCACTACGTCTTCCCCAGGGGGGCCGGGGATCTGCTCGCCGCGGGCGTTGCGGCGGCGCGCGAGATCGGGCTGCGCTTCCACCCCACGCGCGGCTCCATGGACCTCGGCAGATCCCGGGGCGGCCTCCCGCCCGACGAGGTCGTCGAGGACAAGGACGAGATCCTCGCCGCCAGCGAGGAGGCCATAGACCGCTACCACGACCCATCCCCGGGCTCCATGCTCCGGGTCGCCCTCGCCCCCTGCTCCCCCTTCTCCGTCAGCCGGGAGCTGATGGTCGAGAGCGCCGAGCTCGCCCGCAGAAAGGGCGTCCGGCTCCACACCCACCTCGCCGAGACCCGCAACGAGGAGCAGTACTGCCGGGAGCGGTTCGGGATGAGGCCCGTGGAGTACCTGGAGGAGCTCGGCTGGCTCGGCGACGACGTCTGGCTCGCCCACTGCGTCCACCTCAGCGGCGAGGAGGTGGAGCGCTTCGGGCGGACGGGGACCGGGGTGGCCCACTGCCCCTCCTCCAACGGGCGGCTCGGGGCGGGGATAGCCCCGGTGGCGGCGCTCGCCGGGGCGGGCGCCCCAGTGGGGCTCGGCGTGGACGGGTCGGCCTCCAACGAGGCCGCGGAGCTCGCCGGCGAGATACGCCAGGCGTTGCTCCTCGCCCGCCTCGCCGGGGGGCCGGAGGCCCTCACCGCCCGGCAGGCGCTGCGGATAGCCACCATCGGCGGGGCCCGGTGCCTGGGGAGGGAGAGAGAGACGGGCTCCCTCGAGCCCGGCAAGCTCGCCGACGTGGCCCTCTGGCGGCTCGACGACCTCTGGTACGCCGGCATAGAGGACCCGGTGGCGGCGCTCGTGCTCGGGCCCGCCCCGCGGGTCGAGCTGCTGCTGGTGGGCGGCGAGCCGGTCGTCGAGGAAGGCACGCTCCTCGGCGCCGACGAGCACGAGATAGCGCGGGAAATAGCGCGGGCGAGCCGCAGGCTCGCCCGCAGGGCAGGGGAGGTGGTCGGATGA
- a CDS encoding (2Fe-2S)-binding protein: MRLSCEVNGERYEIDGVWEGESLLYVLRERLGLYGSKNACEQGECGSCSVYLDGVLVCSCLVLAGQAEGRRIVTVEGISGGEGLHPVQEAFVEAGAVQCGFCTPGLVVATHDLLSRNPDPTDAEIREALAGNLCRCTGYEKILDAVRLAAGRA; encoded by the coding sequence ATGCGGCTCAGCTGCGAGGTCAACGGCGAGCGCTACGAGATAGACGGGGTTTGGGAGGGCGAGAGCCTCTTGTACGTGCTGCGCGAGCGGCTCGGGCTCTACGGCTCCAAGAACGCCTGCGAGCAGGGCGAGTGCGGCTCCTGCTCGGTGTACCTGGACGGGGTGCTGGTGTGCTCCTGCCTGGTGCTCGCCGGCCAGGCCGAGGGCCGGCGGATAGTGACCGTAGAGGGGATCTCCGGCGGCGAGGGGCTCCACCCCGTGCAGGAGGCCTTCGTCGAGGCCGGGGCGGTGCAGTGCGGCTTCTGCACCCCCGGCCTCGTCGTGGCCACCCACGACCTGCTCTCCCGCAACCCCGACCCCACCGACGCCGAGATCCGGGAGGCGCTCGCGGGCAACCTGTGCCGGTGCACCGGCTACGAGAAGATCCTGGACGCCGTCCGGCTGGCGGCGGGGCGGGCATGA